One segment of Carya illinoinensis cultivar Pawnee chromosome 1, C.illinoinensisPawnee_v1, whole genome shotgun sequence DNA contains the following:
- the LOC122279921 gene encoding GDSL esterase/lipase 2-like yields the protein MNMIMSSSIHICFLVLCASLSIIPTPSLGHSHICLPGDHVALFIFGDSLFDAGNNKYFNTTIPANFYPYGETFFNYPTGRYSDGRIIPDFIAEFAKLPLIPAYLHPGYKRYADGANFASAGAGALVGTYPGYVIDLHTQLSNFKRMKTLLKKEIGEAEAKTLVSRAVYITAIGSNDYVSAYFANSSVFQSYSPEEYVDMVIGNLTTVIKGIHKEGGRKFAFLNLAPLGCIPLFKAINAGECEEEITTLVKLHNKALSHVLQELESQLKGFKHSITDLYSLVNEAVNNPLKYGFKEGATACCGSGPYRGNSTCGVTGVNGSVQGYELCENPNDYVTFDSSHPTERANLLYAKAMWNGNQSVTRPYNVKALVEQK from the exons ATGAACATGATCATGAGTTCAAGCATTCATATCTGTTTCTTGGTTTTGTGTGCGAGCCTTAGTATTATTCCGACCCCGAGCCTTGGTCACAGTCACATATGCCTGCCGGGTGACCATGTTGCCCTATTCATCTTCGGAGATTCTCTTTTTGATGCAGGAAACAATAAGTACTTCAACACTACGATCCCGGCAAATTTTTATCCCTATGGGGAAACCTTCTTTAACTACCCAACTGGGAGATATTCCGATGGCCGTATAATTCCAGATTTCATAG CTGAGTTTGCAAAGTTGCCATTGATTCCGGCCTATCTACATCCTGGTTATAAGCGATATGCAGATGGGGCAAACTTTGCATCTGCCGGAGCTGGTGCTCTTGTCGGAACTTATCCAGGATAC GTGATAGACCTGCACACACAACTCAGTAATTTCAAGAGAATGAAGACGCtattgaagaaagaaataggGGAAGCAGAAGCCAAGACATTGGTGTCGAGAGCTGTTTACATAACCGCCATTGGAAGCAACGATTACGTATCCGCTTATTTTGCAAACTCTAGCGTGTTTCAATCCTACTCTCCAGAAGAGTATGTGGATATGGTTATTGGCAACTTGACAACTGTGATCAAA GGAATACACaaggaaggaggaagaaaatTTGCATTCCTAAACTTGGCACCATTGGGTTGCATACCATTGTTTAAGGCAATAAACGCAGGTGAATGCGAGGAGGAAATTACAACATTGGTAAAACTGCACAACAAAGCACTTTCACATGTCCTCCAGGAGCTAGAGAGCCAGCTGAAAGGATTCAAACATTCAATTACAGATCTATACAGTTTAGTCAATGAAGCAGTAAATAATCCTTTAAAATATG GTTTCAAGGAAGGCGCGACGGCATGCTGTGGATCCGGTCCTTACAGAGGAAATAGCACTTGTGGAGTCACTGGAGTGAATGGATCCGTCCAAGGGTATGAATTATGTGAAAATCCCAATGACTATGTGACCTTTGACTCAAGCCATCCTACTGAAAGGGCCAATTTGCTATACGCCAAGGCCATGTGGAATGGAAACCAAAGTGTCACACGGCCTTACAATGTAAAAGCACTTGTTGAGCAGAAGTGA
- the LOC122279878 gene encoding GDSL esterase/lipase 1-like isoform X1, which translates to MNKMMMMSSRIHICFLAVFLYASLTIIPTSSLGHSHICLSDDHVALFIFGDSFFDAGNNNYINTTFRANYYPYGETFFNYPTGRFSDGRIIPDFIACTVAAEFAKLPLIPAYLHPGYKRYADGANFASAGAGALVETRQGSVIDLHTQLSNFKRMKTLLKQEIVEAEAKTLVSRAVYMTSIGGNDYAIYTANSSLFQSYSPEEYVDMVIGNLTTVIKGMHKEGGRKFAFLYLGPLGCRPAARAINAGECDEEITALVKLHNKALFQVLQKLESQLKGFKYSITDIYSIGSQIMNNPLKYGFKEGKAACCGSGPYRGLRTCGVTGVNGSVQGYELCENPNEYVTFDTSHPTERTNLLYAKAMWNGNQSVTWPYNIKALVEQS; encoded by the exons ATgaacaagatgatgatgatgagctcAAGGATTCATATCTGTTTCTTGGCCGTTTTCTTGTATGCGAGCCTTACTATTATACCAACCTCAAGCCTTGGTCACAGTCACATATGCCTGTCCGATGACCATGTTGCCCTATTCATCTTCGGAGATTCTTTTTTTGATGCAGGAAACAATAACTACATCAACACCACGTTCCGGGCAAATTATTATCCCTATGGGGAAACCTTCTTTAACTACCCAACTGGGAGATTTTCTGATGGCCGTATAATTCCAGATTTCATTG CATGTACTGTTGCAGCTGAGTTTGCAAAATTACCGTTGATTCCGGCCTATCTACATCCTGGTTATAAGCGATATGCAGATGGGGCAAACTTTGCATCTGCCGGAGCTGGTGCTCTTGTCGAAACTCGTCAAGGATCG GTGATAGACCTGCACACACAACTCAGTAATTTCAAGAGAATGAAGACGCTATTGAAGCAAGAAATAGTTGAAGCAGAAGCCAAGACATTGGTGTCGAGAGCTGTTTATATGACCAGCATCGGAGGCAACGATTACGCCATTTATACTGCAAACTCTAGCTTGTTTCAATCCTACTCTCCAGAAGAGTATGTAGATATGGTTATTGGCAACTTGACAACTGTGATCAAA GGAATGCACaaggaaggaggaagaaaatTTGCATTTTTATACTTGGGGCCATTGGGTTGCAGACCAGCGGCTAGGGCAATAAACGCTGGTGAATGCGATGAGGAAATTACAGCACTGGTAAAACTGCACAACAAAGCACTTTTCCAAGTCCTCCAGAAGCTAGAGAGCCAGCTGAAAGGATTCAAATATTCAATTACAGATATATACAGTATAGGCTCTCAAATAATGAATAACCCTTTAAAATATG gtTTCAAGGAAGGGAAGGCGGCATGCTGTGGATCTGGTCCTTACAGAGGACTTCGCACTTGTGGAGTCACTGGAGTGAATGGATCCGTCCAAGGGTATGAATTATGTGAAAATCCCAATGAATATGTGACCTTTGACACTAGCCATCCCACTGAAAGGACCAACTTGCTATATGCCAAGGCAATGTGGAATGGAAACCAAAGTGTCACATGGCCTTACAATATAAAAGCACTTGTTGAACAGAGTTGA
- the LOC122279878 gene encoding GDSL esterase/lipase 1-like isoform X2: MNKMMMMSSRIHICFLAVFLYASLTIIPTSSLGHSHICLSDDHVALFIFGDSFFDAGNNNYINTTFRANYYPYGETFFNYPTGRFSDGRIIPDFIAEFAKLPLIPAYLHPGYKRYADGANFASAGAGALVETRQGSVIDLHTQLSNFKRMKTLLKQEIVEAEAKTLVSRAVYMTSIGGNDYAIYTANSSLFQSYSPEEYVDMVIGNLTTVIKGMHKEGGRKFAFLYLGPLGCRPAARAINAGECDEEITALVKLHNKALFQVLQKLESQLKGFKYSITDIYSIGSQIMNNPLKYGFKEGKAACCGSGPYRGLRTCGVTGVNGSVQGYELCENPNEYVTFDTSHPTERTNLLYAKAMWNGNQSVTWPYNIKALVEQS; the protein is encoded by the exons ATgaacaagatgatgatgatgagctcAAGGATTCATATCTGTTTCTTGGCCGTTTTCTTGTATGCGAGCCTTACTATTATACCAACCTCAAGCCTTGGTCACAGTCACATATGCCTGTCCGATGACCATGTTGCCCTATTCATCTTCGGAGATTCTTTTTTTGATGCAGGAAACAATAACTACATCAACACCACGTTCCGGGCAAATTATTATCCCTATGGGGAAACCTTCTTTAACTACCCAACTGGGAGATTTTCTGATGGCCGTATAATTCCAGATTTCATTG CTGAGTTTGCAAAATTACCGTTGATTCCGGCCTATCTACATCCTGGTTATAAGCGATATGCAGATGGGGCAAACTTTGCATCTGCCGGAGCTGGTGCTCTTGTCGAAACTCGTCAAGGATCG GTGATAGACCTGCACACACAACTCAGTAATTTCAAGAGAATGAAGACGCTATTGAAGCAAGAAATAGTTGAAGCAGAAGCCAAGACATTGGTGTCGAGAGCTGTTTATATGACCAGCATCGGAGGCAACGATTACGCCATTTATACTGCAAACTCTAGCTTGTTTCAATCCTACTCTCCAGAAGAGTATGTAGATATGGTTATTGGCAACTTGACAACTGTGATCAAA GGAATGCACaaggaaggaggaagaaaatTTGCATTTTTATACTTGGGGCCATTGGGTTGCAGACCAGCGGCTAGGGCAATAAACGCTGGTGAATGCGATGAGGAAATTACAGCACTGGTAAAACTGCACAACAAAGCACTTTTCCAAGTCCTCCAGAAGCTAGAGAGCCAGCTGAAAGGATTCAAATATTCAATTACAGATATATACAGTATAGGCTCTCAAATAATGAATAACCCTTTAAAATATG gtTTCAAGGAAGGGAAGGCGGCATGCTGTGGATCTGGTCCTTACAGAGGACTTCGCACTTGTGGAGTCACTGGAGTGAATGGATCCGTCCAAGGGTATGAATTATGTGAAAATCCCAATGAATATGTGACCTTTGACACTAGCCATCCCACTGAAAGGACCAACTTGCTATATGCCAAGGCAATGTGGAATGGAAACCAAAGTGTCACATGGCCTTACAATATAAAAGCACTTGTTGAACAGAGTTGA
- the LOC122279903 gene encoding GDSL esterase/lipase 1-like, with the protein MNVMTSSRIHICFLVFMCASLSIIIPTASLGHSHICLPDDHVALFIFGDSLFDAGNNNYINTTYQYRANFYPYGENFFKYPTGRFSDGRIIPDFIAEFAKLPLIPAYLHPGYKRYADGANFASAGAGALVGTNLGSVIDLHTQLSNFKRMKTPLKKEIGEVEAKTLVSRAVYITSVGSNDYVAPYTANSSLFQSYSPEEYVDMVIGNLTTVIKGIYEEGGRKFAFVNMAPLGCSPFLRVINAGKCVEEITTLLKLHNRALSHVLQELGSQLKGFKYSITDFYSIVNETMNNPIKYGFKEGEAACCGSGRYRGINSCGGMGSVKVYELCEKASDYVFFDSGHPTERASLLLAKSMWSGNQSVTWPYNVKALVEQR; encoded by the exons ATGAACGTGATGACGAGTTCGAGGATTCATATCTGTTTCTTGGTTTTCATGTGTGCGAGCCTTAGTATTATTATACCAACCGCAAGCCTTGGTCACAGTCACATATGCCTGCCGGATGACCATGTTGCCTTATTCATCTTCGGAGATTCTCTTTTTGATGCAGGAAACAATAACTACATCAACACCACGTACCAGTACCGGGCAAATTTTTATCCCTATGGAGAAAACTTCTTTAAATACCCAACTGGGAGATTTTCTGATGGCCGTATAATTCCAGATTTCATAG CTGAGTTTGCAAAGTTGCCATTGATTCCGGCGTATCTACATCCTGGTTATAAGCGATATGCAGATGGGGCTAACTTTGCATCTGCTGGAGCTGGTGCTCTTGTCGGAACTAATCTAGGATCG GTGATAGATCTGCACACACAACTCAGTAATTTCAAGAGAATGAAGACGCcattgaagaaagaaataggTGAAGTAGAAGCCAAGACATTGGTGTCGAGAGCTGTTTACATAACCAGCGTCGGAAGCAACGATTACGTAGCCCCTTATACTGCAAACTCAAGCTTGTTTCAATCCTACTCTCCAGAAGAGTATGTAGATATGGTTATTGGCAACTTGACAACTGTTATCAAA GGAATATACGAGGAAGGAGGAAGGAAATTTGCGTTTGTAAACATGGCGCCATTGGGTTGCTCACCATTTTTAAGAGTAATAAACGCGGGTAAATGCGTGGAGGAAATTACAACACTGCTAAAACTGCACAACAGAGCACTTTCCCATGTCCTCCAGGAGCTAGGGAGCCAGCTGAAAGGATTCAAATATTCAATTACAGATTTTTACAGTATAGTCAATGAAACAATGAATAACCCTATAAAATATG GTTTCAAGGAAGGGGAGGCGGCATGCTGTGGATCGGGTCGATACAGAGGAATTAACAGTTGTGGAGGGATGGGATCCGTCAAAGTGTATGAATTATGTGAAAAAGCCAGTGACTATGTGTTCTTTGACTCTGGTCATCCTACTGAAAGGGCCAGCTTGCTATTAGCCAAGTCGATGTGGAGTGGAAACCAAAGTGTCACATGGCCTTACAATGTAAAAGCACTAGTTGAGCAGAGATGA